From Chloroflexota bacterium:
TGGCGTTAAAGTCTCATTAAACGCCATCAATCCAAGCGAACGGTTCCTGTGATTCATATCCCTCAGCTGCCGTATGACGTGAGGCCGCATGGAGAAGACGAAGAATATACCGAAGATACAGAACGCATTGACAGAGAACATATTCCAGAAAGAGAAGTAGGCAAGGGCATACTTGCTGGTGATGTCCGCCATAGCTAATAACAGACTGGAACCAACCAGAGCCAAGAATGGCTTACCCGGCCATACAGCATTGCCGAACGGGTTCTGTTTAAATGATACGATGACGGCTCCCGCAACAACAATAACTATCGACAGCCACTGTAAAGGGCTGATGGACTCTCCCAGCAACGGCACAGCTATAAGCGCGACAAAGATCGGGTAGGTATAGACCACGGGCACAACCCGCGAAATCTCCTCCTTCTTCAATAAATATATCATGATGGTTGCCCCGGCAATGCGGATTATACTGGAGCCGAATGCCACCGTTAACGGCCACAAGCCGATATTTTCAGGAAATGGAAACAGGTAAAAGAAGAGCGACCCATAAAACAGGTGAATAACGCTGATCGGCAGCAGAAATGCTCTGAGGCCAGGCATACGCTTGGAGATGAGGTGGCTGTCAATCGTAGTAATTATGCCATAGATAGCCGCGCTCAATATGGCGATACTGGCCCAACTCATGGAGTATCAATACTCGCTTCCACGAAAGCAATCACATACCAGCTTACACTATCCAAAAGAAAAGGGGAAACCGTCCCCATGTAACACGCCACTCTATATTAAGTTCATTTCATAGCTTCACCATTGCTATTCCTTTGACATCCTCATATAAGGCGCGGAGCGAGGCTCGCCGGGAGCCAAAGGAGTAGCGTACGCCTCATGTATGGGCCTCCGTACCTTTCCCTACTCGGCGGAGCGCTTTGTAATTCGAGGAAAGATACTTTACACTAAAAAGACTAA
This genomic window contains:
- a CDS encoding EamA family transporter yields the protein MSWASIAILSAAIYGIITTIDSHLISKRMPGLRAFLLPISVIHLFYGSLFFYLFPFPENIGLWPLTVAFGSSIIRIAGATIMIYLLKKEEISRVVPVVYTYPIFVALIAVPLLGESISPLQWLSIVIVVAGAVIVSFKQNPFGNAVWPGKPFLALVGSSLLLAMADITSKYALAYFSFWNMFSVNAFCIFGIFFVFSMRPHVIRQLRDMNHRNRSLGLMAFNETLTPIALTGSFWALSRGPVSLVSTIISSRPIFVTIYALILNYSLPHFLVKSTTSKTMLVFRFIATAMIVGGISIIYLS